From Faecalicatena sp. Marseille-Q4148:
GTGTGAAAGAGAAAGGAATCGGCTGCATAGGGATGCTGCCGGAGCGTATGTCTTTAGAAAGGTGTGCAGCACAGGTAAAGAAAATCTTTGCATTGCCCGATGTAAGAAGTTTTGGAGATCGGCAAAAGCAGATAAAAAAGGTTGCAGTCGTTCCGGGATCAGGGAAAGATGAAATTAGCGAAGCGGTTGAAAAAGGCGCTGATGTGCTGATTACTGGAGATATTGGCCATCATGACGGGATTGATGCAGTAGCCAGAGGACTTGCAGTCATTGACGCAGGGCACTATGGACTGGAACATATTTTCATGGATGAAATGGAACAGTTTTTTAAAAGGAACTGGTCTGAGTTTGAGATTAGGAAAGAGCCGATTACACATCCATTTTGGAGTTTATAGACCGTAAGGAGGTAGTTGCAGATGGAGCTTTATACAGTCATTGTAGACGGGGAAGAGAGACAATATGAGGCGGGAACCACATATCAGCAAATTGCAGAGGAGTTCCAGGACAGATATGAGAATGATATTGTACTCGTATTTGCGGATGGAAAGCTCCGGGAACTGCGGAAAAATGTAAAAAGAAACTGTGCCATTTCCTTTGTGACAACATCAGAGGAAATCGGAATTCAAACATACCGCAGAAGTATGTGTCTGATGCTTGTAAAAGCGGTACATGATGTTGGCGGCCAGGATCAGGTAAAGAAAGTGAGAATCCATTACTCGGTCAGCAAAGGATACTATTGTACCGTAGAAGGCAATCTGAAACTGGATCAGGCATTTCTTGATCAGGTAGAAGAATATATGCAACATATGGTCGAACAGCGGATGCCGATCAAAAAGCGTTCCATCAGTACGGACAATGCGGTGGATTTATTTGAAAAGTACGGCATGACAGATAAAGCAAAGTTATTTGAATACCGCAGAAGTTCCAGTGTGAACATTTACCGTATGAACGAATTCGAGGATTACTACTATGGATATATGGTGCCGGATGCCGGATATCTGAACTATTTCAAGTTATATTTGCTGGAAGAGGGATTTGTACTCCAGATGCCGGAAGCATCATCTCCGAAAAAGGTACTGGATTTTGAACCTCAAATGAAGCTTTTTCAAGTATTGAAAGAATCTACCAGATGGGGAGACATGCAGAACATTGAAAATGTAGGAGATCTCAATGAACGTATTACAAAAGGTGACGAGCATGAAGCGATTCTCGTGCAGGAAGCGCTGCAGGAAAAGAAAATAGCTGAAATTGCAACAATGATCGCAGAGAGGTCTCAAGTGAAATTTGTTCTGATTGCAGGACCTTCCTCCTCCGGAAAGACTACTTTTGCCAAACGTCTGGCGATTCAGCTCCGTGTGAATGGTTTGATCCCGCATGCGATCAGTGCGGATGACTATTTCCACAATCGGGAAGATACTCCGTTGGATGCAGATGGGAACTATAATTTTGAATGTATTGAAGCAATCGATACCGAATTGTTGAATCGGGATTTGAATGAATTGCTGAAAGGGAAAGAAGTTGCCATGCCGACCTTTAATTTTAAGACAGGCAAACGAGAATATCGGGGCAATACGATGAAATTAGGTAAGAATGATGTTCTGATTATTGAAGGAATTCATTGTCTGAATGATGCACTGACATATGAGCTTCCAAAAGAGAATAAATTCAAAATCTATATCAGTGCGCTGACGCAGTTAAATATTGATGAGCATAACCGGATTCCGACAACAGACGGACGTTTGATCCGGCGTATGGTAAGAGATGCAAGAACAAGAGGAACAACCGCACAGCAGACCATTGCTATGTGGCCTTCCGTCAGACGGGGAGAGGAAGAGAATATCTTTCCGTATCAGGAAGAGGCAGATGTGATGTTTAATTCTGCGCTAATCTATGAACTGGCTGTACTGAAACAATATGCCGAACCGATTCTTTTTGGAATTGATAAGCACTGTAAAGAGTATCCGGAGGCGAAACGCCTTTTGAAGTTTCTGGATTATTTTGTGGGATGTCGAAGTGAGATTGTGCCAACCAATTCTCTCATCCGTGAATTCATTGGCGGAAGCTGCTTCGAGGCATAGAAAAGTGAAAATACAAAAATACCGCTGCATCGGAACTTATGTTTCCGGAAGTCAGCGGTATTTTTATGAACATTTCCAATCGTTTATAAGAAAACTTTCATATCATCAGGAATTGGCGCCTGAAATGCCATTGGTTCTCCTGTAATAGGATGTTGGAAGGACAGTTTAAAAGAATGAAGTGCCTGCCGGTGAATCCGTGAATAGTCCGGATGATAGAGAAAATCGCCCGGAAGAGGGTGCCCGATATATTTCATATGGACACGGATCTGATGGGTTCTTCCTGTCTCAAGCTTTAATGAGACGAGAGAATATCCATCTTTATAGGAAATACGTTTGAAATGAGTACAGGCAGTTTCCCCTCGTTCTTCGTCAACACAGCGTTCAATGGTAGAGCCTTCTGCCCGGGCAATCGGAGCAGTAATGGTTCCCTCTTCCGGAACTTCTCCTTCGGCAATTGCAAGATAAGTCCGGCTGATCTTTCGCTCAGCAGACATATGATAGAGCAAAGAAGCACTGTACATATGTTTTGCTACGATGAGAAGTCCTGTTGTGTCTTTGTCCAGTCGATTGATACACCGGTAAGTAAAAGGTTCGCCAAGTGAGCGATAGTGCCATGCCAGTGCATTGGCCAGTGTATTGTCATAATTTCCCTGAGAGGGGTGAATTGGCATGCCTGCAGGCTTATTGATCACAAGGAGATCTTCGTCTTCATAGATGATATTCAGAGGAAGGTCTGCAGGAACGATATTTTCAGAAGAGACATTTTCCACAAGCTGAATGGTCAGATAGTCATTCGTGTGAAGAATATCCCATGTATGTGCCCAGACTCCGTTCAGAAGGATTCCGTTCATCGTTCGTTTCAGGTGCGTAATAACCTGATGGGAGTACCCCTCTGCTTTTAGGAAGTCAAGCAGAGGGGTATTATTAAATTTCAGTGGAATCGTGTAGTAAAATATTCGCTTCATTTGGAAACTCCCGTATTAATTGGATTTTACCTCTCTCCAGAGTTCATTGTAAATATCATTTGTTTCATCGCCGAGATA
This genomic window contains:
- a CDS encoding nucleoside kinase produces the protein MQMELYTVIVDGEERQYEAGTTYQQIAEEFQDRYENDIVLVFADGKLRELRKNVKRNCAISFVTTSEEIGIQTYRRSMCLMLVKAVHDVGGQDQVKKVRIHYSVSKGYYCTVEGNLKLDQAFLDQVEEYMQHMVEQRMPIKKRSISTDNAVDLFEKYGMTDKAKLFEYRRSSSVNIYRMNEFEDYYYGYMVPDAGYLNYFKLYLLEEGFVLQMPEASSPKKVLDFEPQMKLFQVLKESTRWGDMQNIENVGDLNERITKGDEHEAILVQEALQEKKIAEIATMIAERSQVKFVLIAGPSSSGKTTFAKRLAIQLRVNGLIPHAISADDYFHNREDTPLDADGNYNFECIEAIDTELLNRDLNELLKGKEVAMPTFNFKTGKREYRGNTMKLGKNDVLIIEGIHCLNDALTYELPKENKFKIYISALTQLNIDEHNRIPTTDGRLIRRMVRDARTRGTTAQQTIAMWPSVRRGEEENIFPYQEEADVMFNSALIYELAVLKQYAEPILFGIDKHCKEYPEAKRLLKFLDYFVGCRSEIVPTNSLIREFIGGSCFEA
- a CDS encoding RluA family pseudouridine synthase, translating into MKRIFYYTIPLKFNNTPLLDFLKAEGYSHQVITHLKRTMNGILLNGVWAHTWDILHTNDYLTIQLVENVSSENIVPADLPLNIIYEDEDLLVINKPAGMPIHPSQGNYDNTLANALAWHYRSLGEPFTYRCINRLDKDTTGLLIVAKHMYSASLLYHMSAERKISRTYLAIAEGEVPEEGTITAPIARAEGSTIERCVDEERGETACTHFKRISYKDGYSLVSLKLETGRTHQIRVHMKYIGHPLPGDFLYHPDYSRIHRQALHSFKLSFQHPITGEPMAFQAPIPDDMKVFL